A region from the Brettanomyces bruxellensis chromosome 4, complete sequence genome encodes:
- a CDS encoding uncharacterized protein (SECRETED:SignalP(1-18)) yields the protein MRIEYLVAFFVTIWTVVAESSKVTENVSAEGDPKIGRVVILEVEQNKEIIGNLTLGIFYDDVPKTAKNFYLLAKTQKYTGTLFHRVIKDFMIQGGDIDGSGGYSIYGKERGSMPDENFKIKHDRPGRLAMANAGPDSALSQFYITMKATSWLDGHYVVFGQLIDGFDTLKSIDITETDRNNKPKNDVNIHSVYTYLSDGTLDNTLTDEERTFDITVDVPTEEDRNSLLNLETGKKDEPGGEDNGKQKQNDREAQYKEHEAQRAATRPKYEAFYVLVPLVIFGALITFMLVRSRRNIMYAIRGPRYRRVQVHR from the coding sequence ATGAGAATTGAATACTTAGTTGCGTTCTTTGTCACTATTTGGACAGTGGTTGCTGAATCCTCCAAAGTAACCGAGAATGTTTCGGCTGAAGGTGATCCTAAGATCGGAAGAGTTGTTATCCTTGAGGTCGAGcaaaataaggaaattATTGGAAACCTAACGCTAGGAATATTTTATGATGATGTTCCAAAGACTGCCAAAAACTTCTATCTTTTGGCCAAAACCCAGAAGTACACGGGAACTCTTTTTCACAGGGTGATAAAGGACTTTATGATTCAAGGGGGAGATATCGATGGAAGCGGCGGTTATTCTATatatggaaaagaaagggGATCTATGCCAGATGAGaactttaaaattaaacatGATAGACCAGGACGGCTCGCAATGGCTAATGCTGGACCAGACAGCGCTCTTTCACAATTTTATATCACTATGAAGGCAACTAGCTGGTTGGACGGACATTATGTAGTGTTCGGGCAACTTATCGATGGATTTGACACCCTCAAGAGTATTGACATTACCGAAACTGATCGGAACAATAAACCAAAAAACGATGTCAACATACATTCCGTTTATACCTATCTTTCTGATGGCACCTTAGATAACACGTTAACCGATGAGGAAAGAACATTTGACATTACTGTTGATGTTCCGACAGAAGAGGATCGAAATTCACTGTTGAATTTGGAGACAGGTAAAAAAGATGAGCCTGGTGGCGAAGATAATggaaagcaaaaacaaaatgatCGGGAAGCACAGTACAAGGAACATGAAGCTCAGCGTGCAGCAACAAGGCCAAAATATGAGGCATTTTACGTTCTAGTTCCATTGGTAATTTTTGGAGCTCTTATAACTTTCATGTTGGTGAGATCCAGAAGAAACATCATGTATGCAATTAGAGGTCCTCGTTACAGAAGGGTACAAGTTCATCGctga